The nucleotide window gcattgtatttttacttgatAATGACTAAAATCCCTCAAacttgttttactattttatttttgtgttcattATTGTTGTAAGCGCTACTTGTACTACTACCACAACTGTCAGACTTCGCCTAAAACTGTATTGTCATAtctttttgtaatgttttttttttttttttttgctgagtaTCAGAACACCATTATTGCATTAATGTTGACAATCAATCACTCTTGTGGAATTAAGGGATTGCATGCTCTAACAATACACAAATCATGGTAAAATTGTTACATGGAATGAGTGTCAGAGTAGTATCATAGAAACTTGAGACTCTCTTGgacgcaaggtggcagcagacttatcaggtacACCCATTGCTCTTGAAATTACAGCCGTGACCGAATTGTTCAGGACGTACTATAATACACATAGCAACAGTATTGGCCATGATTGCAGCCGCAAATTCGGATACGGTCTGATTTAGGCACCCACTCAATACTATACAGAATTGATGACAACGGAAACGAAGGCTATGACCTACCGTTCCAAACTCTCCCATTGGTAGAATTTAAGCTCTTTTTGATAGGATTACAACTCTCAAAGAAGATCATGATGTAAATCCTTTAACTCTGTATCAATTATACATCAGGGGGTAAGATTTAAAGTATATTAACCTATTTCCATGGACATTTCCCAAGGCGAGTTTATTCATAAATTTCAAACTGATATTTTATATGAATTAACCTTTTCttttacaggcatgcaactcaaCTTTGTGTAAACATAAAGTTATCCGAGTATCCAATAATGTACTTCTCAATCTAACACTGTTATGGATTTCATTTTTTGGTTAATTTGCTCGATTCTTTATTCCTTACACTTTGGTCTCTTGCCTGAATATGTGAAcataaatgttttctgaaaaaaaaaaaatggagagTTATAGGGCTAACAGATGTACCTTACAACGTTGTTTCCTAACGACTATCTTTATAGGTTTAATGTAAACTATTTTAGATTACCTTTTGTACGAGGATAATGCCACAAAGTCCACGTCTTCCGGCTGTCTTGTCCACACTCGTGAGGGCGCAATCCTCTGCTACTGTCACAGTCTCTACATGGATACCACGTGACCTTGCCTTCTCGGCAGCAATACCGAAGTTGATTCGATCTCCCGTGTAGTTGGCAACAATCAACAGCACCCCCGCTATTTGAAATCAAAAGAACAATTATAGtatggctcattgtcaatcaATTAAGAAGTATGATGATTAATAGTCTTGGAAAGTTTTAATAAAGTCTGCAGATGACTGTTcatcaatttgtttaaaaaaacgaacagacaaaaaacaaacactcatcaaacactaacaaacaaactaacaaaattTAAGCTAGCAGTCTGTTTCAGAGAACCCAAGCGGAATAAACACTGGTAGTTACCAATGACGATTAATAATCATTGTACACTTTGTTAAAAAGTGTACATTAATTTTTAACCATAATTCCTGGAATGTTGAACCTCAAAGCCAAGAGGAACGTTTTACCCCTCAATTGTTTGGCGAACAAGACTTTTGAAAGATTGGTACAACAAATTCAGCAGATATCCCACTTGATCCACATTGTGTGCATATGAATACAGCAGACCAACacctttattttcaaaatatataCATTTACCCCATGACCACATTCTCTCTTGTGTTTTTACTTTCGTTTTAACACTTTTGTAGAAACTAGAGTGAAACTGTGCTTTGGAAGAGGCACCAAACTCATccgtcaacagagggcgtaaTTACATTTACCTGGGTTGGCAACAGCTTTTATAGCAGTGAATATATCGCTTGCTGGAGGTGAAGTAAACACTGACCCAGCAATGGCTCCCGTCAACATTCCTTGACCAACATAACCTTAGGGTTAGACAAAAGGTAATGGTTTTGAAGGTAAACACCTGGTAAAACAAATGGTCATAGTGGACAACTCTCCTTCAAAATATTTGCTTGAATGAAATGCTCAATATTTAGTTTATGAGTCGAGTAACATTTTCGTAGTTCGAGTAAAAACCGATGtgcttgaaaagaaaaaacaaatgtttttactCATTACTTTCTATGGACTGCGATTGCTGATTAAGACTAAACTATTACAAGAGTATGTTTGGCTTccaaatagtttggtttgtctttgacaataaatagtttggtttgtctttgacaataaatagtttggtttgtctttgacaataaatagtttggtttgtctttgacaataaatagtttggtttgtctttgacaataaatagtttggtttgtctttgacaataaatagtttggtttgtctttgacaataaatagtttggtttgtctttgacaataaatagtttggtttgtctttgacaataaatagtttggttcgtctttgacaataaatagtttggtttgtctttgacaataaatagtttggttgtctttgacaataaatagtttggtttgtctttgacaataaatagtttggtttgtctttgacaataactagtttggtttgtctttgacaataaatagtttggtttgtctttgacaataaatagtttggtttgtctttgacaataactagtttggtttgtctttgacaatatagtttggtttgtctttgacaataaatagtttggtttgtctttgacaataaatagtttggtttgtctttgacaataaatagtttggtttgtctttgacaataaatagtttggtttgtctttgacaataaatagtttggtttgtctttgacaataaatagtttggtttgactttgacaataaatagtttggtttgtctttgacaataaatagtttggtttgtctttgacaataatagttggtttgtctttgacaataaatagtttggtttgtctttgacaataaatagtttggtttgtctttgacaataaatagtttggtttgtctttgacaataaatagtttggtttgtctttgacaataaatagtttggtttgtctttgacaataaatagtttggtttgtctttgacaataaatagtttggtttgtctttgacaataaatagtttggtttgtctttgacaataaatagtttggtttgtctttgacaataaatagtttggtttgtctttgacaataaatagtttggtttgtctttgacaataaagtttggtttgtctttgacaataactagtttggtttgtctttgacatatagtttggtttgtctttgacaataaatagtttggtttgtctttgacactaaatagtttggtttgctctttgacaataaatagtttggtttgtcctttgccaataaatagtttggtttgtactttgacaataaatagtttgcgTTTGTCTTTTGACAATAATAGTTTGGTTTGACTTTGACAATAactagtttggtttgtcttgacaataaatagtttggtttgtctttgacaataaatagtttggtttgtctttgacaataaatagtttggtttgtctttgacaataaatagtttggttgtctttgacaataaatagtttggtttgtctttgacaataaatagtttggtttgtcttgaCAAGTAATAGTTTGGTTtgactttgacaataaatagtttggtttgtctttgacaataaatagtttggtttgtctttgacaataaatagtttggtttgtcctttgacaataaatagttttggtttgtctttgacaattaaatagtttggtttgtctttgacaataaatagttttggttgtctttgacaataatagtttggtttgtctttgacaataaatagtttggtttgtctttgacaataaatagtttggtttgtctttgacaataaattagtttggtttgtctttgacaataaatagtttggtttgtctttgacaataaatagtttggtttgtctttgacaataaatagtttggtttgtctattgacaataaatagtttggtttggtctttgacaataaatagtttggtttgtcttgaCAATAATAGTTTGGTTGTCTTTGACATAAATagttggtttgtctttgacaataaatagtttggtttgtactttgacaataaatagttttggtttgtctttgacaataaatagtttggtttgtctttgacaataaatagttggtttgtctttgacaataaatagtttggtttgtcctttgacaataaatagtttggttcgtctttgacaataaaataGTTTGGttcgtctttgacaataaaagtttggttgtctttgacaataatagtttgggtttgtctttgacaataaatagtctTGGTTTGTCCTTTGACACTAactagtttggtttgtctttgacaataaatagtttggtttgtcttttgACAATAATAGTTTGgttttgtctttgacaataaatagtttggttgtctttgacaataaatagtttcgtttgtctttgacaataaatagtttggtttgtctttgacaataaatagttgggtttgtctttgacaataaatagtttggtttgtctttgacataAATAGTATGGTTTGTCTTTGCCAAAAATGTTTggttgtctttgacaataaatagttggTTGTCTTGACacataaatagtttggtttgtcttgacaataaatagtttggtttgtcttgacaataaatagtttggtttgtctttgacaataataggttggtttgtctttgacaataaatagtttggtttgtctttgacaataaatagtttggtttgtctttgacaatacacAGCGTCTGTTGAAGAGCAAATGTTGTGAAAATTGCTTCAAATCTTCAAGTTTATCTTCAGTAtcataacaataaacaacaaactcTAGATATACTGCATTTATAAACGTATCAAGATCAATGCTCTGTACATTCGTGCCCCTGgtcaataacatccctgtaatgtttctcaactcccttgggagtatacagccctgggctGCCTGTAATagcgcttgtggcttttcatacaACAATATCAAccctacccttgcaggtacccatttataccctggtgagagaagcaattatagtaaaggaccacaagtgtcacgaccgggattcgaacccacactctggtgaatcagcaccagaattggaacccacacctccggtgaatcagcaccaggattcgaacccaacactccggtgaatcagcaccgggattcgaacccacactcggtGAATCAGCACGGGATTggacccacactccggtgaatcagcaccagaattggaacccacactccggtgaatcagcaccaggattcaaacctacactccggtgaatcagcaccaggattcgaacccacactccggtgaatcagcaccagaattGGAATTCTATGCTcttagaccactcggccatgacactctgaCACTATGTCATACCTGCAGCAAATGGTTCATGTCCAGATCCCCCACCAGAGAGCACGGCAACCCTACTCGTCTGCGTACTCTTCAATATCCACCTCGTAGTATCACTCTGTGACCTGTGGGGTACAATGACAACTTTATAACACTTGGACATCATCACCGGCGGCTAACGCTATATCCAAACATCCATAAATTCCAATCTTGTAAACTCTTCGACAATGTGGAAACAACTCCCCCAAGACTGCCAAAACGGAGAACAATCACTATTATTCTCACACATTCGGCAATCCACACAAAAGCGTCTGCCGTTAGGTAATTTCTGATAATGCATGGATAATGCATTTTGCAAAATTTCCATTTCGGAATACTGTGGTTACAGACGGGGGAAAAatgaatttgagaaacgttatTAACAGTTGagtattccaattgcagattaCCCTTCCTGCGCAGACATAATTGCTCTACAGAATTTCGAAAGTGTCTCAAAAACAATCCCACAACttgaatgaaattttcacaggttagttttattgtgtattattatcTAAAACTATGGTTGAAAGAAAGAGTGGGTTTTCTTAAACGATTTAGTTTTGTCTTTTAATGTCGCAAGAGCGTCTGTGCATACGAATACCCGGCATCTTTATTTTAGCTTCTAAAAATCTTCCGTACTTGGAATATTATTGTAAGAATATTTGAATATCCGTTGGATCTAGACAgtcattttgtagtttgtttttgGGGGAACTTTTTTAAACTGTCTGTTTGGTACGGAtatctgttgttgttgttgc belongs to Asterias rubens unplaced genomic scaffold, eAstRub1.3, whole genome shotgun sequence and includes:
- the LOC117306678 gene encoding triokinase/FMN cyclase-like, whose product is MSKCYKVVIVPHRSQSDTTRWILKSTQTSRVAVLSGGGSGHEPFAAGYVGQGMLTGAIAGSVFTSPPASDIFTAIKAVANPAGVLLIVANYTGDRINFGIAAEKARSRGIHVETVTVAEDCALTSVDKTAGRRGLCGIILVQKIAGALAEEGHCLEEIVEVTTKAVKHM